From Chryseobacterium joostei, the proteins below share one genomic window:
- a CDS encoding alpha/beta hydrolase family protein: MKNNFFSTLFIWLLLIALPEMVFSQSADFTIQDVKFESQNVTLAGSILEPKKPVAAVVIVHGSDPVKREMEFAKRLAKESIAVFTYDKRGVGESGGVYVGPSVGTNNIDPANLTLLAQDANAAAATFQTYLKDKKIPIGLVGFSQAGWIIPMAASKNPQIDFMVLFSGPTITTLEQLRFQFYTNGNNNFWENHTEADAIEHTKNDPDKYQFVATDPKTYLNTLSIPGLWLFGEKDIQIPVKLCIEQLNTLKAQGKPFEYSSFPQLGHNTSSSNDTAPVDTAVQWIQQKALNIKKSKASK; encoded by the coding sequence ATGAAAAATAACTTTTTTTCTACCCTATTTATTTGGCTGTTATTAATAGCTTTACCAGAAATGGTATTTTCACAATCTGCTGACTTTACCATTCAGGATGTAAAATTTGAAAGTCAGAATGTCACTCTTGCAGGCTCTATTTTAGAGCCTAAAAAACCAGTTGCAGCAGTTGTGATTGTTCATGGATCCGATCCGGTAAAAAGAGAAATGGAATTTGCAAAACGTCTTGCCAAAGAAAGCATTGCTGTATTCACCTACGACAAACGCGGAGTTGGAGAATCAGGAGGTGTATATGTAGGACCATCTGTGGGTACCAATAATATAGACCCTGCTAACCTTACTTTATTGGCTCAGGATGCCAATGCAGCCGCGGCAACATTTCAAACCTATTTGAAAGATAAAAAAATACCCATTGGATTAGTTGGCTTCAGTCAGGCAGGATGGATCATCCCTATGGCGGCAAGCAAAAATCCGCAAATTGACTTTATGGTTTTATTTAGCGGCCCTACCATTACCACTCTGGAACAACTTCGATTTCAGTTTTATACCAATGGAAACAACAATTTCTGGGAAAATCATACCGAAGCAGATGCCATTGAGCATACTAAAAATGATCCGGACAAATATCAATTTGTAGCCACCGACCCCAAAACCTATCTGAATACCCTTTCAATTCCCGGGCTTTGGCTTTTTGGTGAAAAAGACATACAGATTCCGGTAAAGTTGTGTATAGAACAATTGAACACCCTTAAAGCACAAGGCAAACCTTTCGAATATTCTTCGTTTCCTCAATTGGGACACAATACTTCTTCCAGCAATGATACAGCCCCTGTTGATACTGCCGTACAATGGATACAACAGAAAGCATTAAATATTAAAAAATCTAAAGCTTCAAAGTAA
- a CDS encoding DUF4917 family protein codes for MSYKNLQTYNEILEQLEKKNRQKHLLFGNGFSIAYDNSIFSYNALSKFIEENGNNSVKDLFKTLSTTNFELIMRQLENFSKIAHIFSDDKETQNRINEVITELKKSLIDAVTKLHPNHVFEVPEEKSKACIKFLEEYLSKGGYVFSTNYDLLFYWILMRNESRFIVDGFGRDLETDLYHTKDINDLDYSELRWGKYRNEQNVFYLHGSLPIFDDGINIVKVQYDNEHYLLENVKERITRGEYPVFVTAGDGNQKLNQITHNKYLNFCLDKIMSIEGSLVTFGFNFGEYDEHIIDAINIAAKRGKRGGNKLHSVYIGVYSEQDYNYISSISDKFQCKVNIYDAKTANIWS; via the coding sequence ATGAGTTATAAAAATTTGCAAACTTACAATGAGATTCTAGAACAGTTAGAAAAAAAAAATAGACAAAAACATTTATTATTTGGAAACGGGTTTAGTATAGCATACGACAACTCTATTTTCTCGTACAATGCTTTAAGTAAGTTTATTGAAGAAAATGGAAATAATTCAGTGAAAGATTTATTTAAAACTTTAAGTACAACAAATTTTGAATTAATTATGAGACAACTTGAGAACTTCTCAAAAATTGCACATATTTTTAGTGACGATAAAGAAACACAAAATAGGATTAATGAAGTTATTACTGAACTGAAAAAAAGTTTAATTGATGCCGTAACTAAGTTACACCCTAACCACGTTTTTGAAGTTCCAGAAGAAAAAAGTAAGGCTTGTATTAAATTTTTAGAAGAATATTTATCAAAAGGTGGTTACGTCTTTTCAACAAATTACGATTTATTATTCTACTGGATATTAATGAGAAATGAATCAAGATTTATAGTTGATGGTTTTGGACGTGATTTAGAGACAGATTTATACCATACAAAAGATATTAATGACTTGGATTATTCTGAATTACGTTGGGGAAAATATCGCAACGAACAAAATGTTTTTTATTTGCATGGAAGTTTACCAATATTCGATGATGGAATAAATATTGTAAAAGTTCAATATGACAACGAACATTATCTTTTGGAAAATGTAAAAGAAAGAATTACAAGAGGAGAATATCCAGTTTTTGTAACTGCTGGTGATGGAAATCAAAAACTAAATCAGATTACTCATAATAAGTATTTAAATTTTTGTTTAGATAAAATAATGAGTATTGAAGGCTCATTAGTAACATTTGGTTTTAATTTTGGTGAATATGATGAGCATATAATTGATGCCATAAATATAGCTGCAAAAAGAGGAAAAAGAGGAGGAAATAAACTGCATAGTGTTTATATTGGTGTTTATTCTGAACAAGATTATAACTACATTTCAAGTATTTCTGATAAATTCCAATGTAAGGTAAATATCTATGATGCTAAAACTGCGAATATTTGGTCATAA
- a CDS encoding helix-turn-helix domain-containing protein produces the protein MYKWDIEELKFQIGKLIQLHRLKRSLSQFQLGNELNLSSNHVGRIERAETNPTIENIVKFCNFFDIDMLLLFTKLTDKELKNIESEIESLQKEFKNKNKTKS, from the coding sequence ATGTATAAATGGGATATAGAAGAATTAAAATTTCAAATTGGCAAGCTTATTCAATTACATAGGCTAAAGAGGAGTCTTTCACAGTTCCAACTTGGAAATGAACTTAATCTATCAAGTAATCATGTTGGTAGAATTGAGCGAGCTGAAACTAATCCAACAATAGAAAATATTGTTAAATTTTGCAATTTTTTTGATATTGATATGTTGCTTTTATTTACGAAGCTAACTGATAAAGAATTAAAGAATATTGAAAGTGAGATTGAATCTCTACAAAAAGAATTTAAAAATAAAAATAAAACAAAATCCTAG
- a CDS encoding DUF2004 domain-containing protein, with protein sequence MAEYTLPYFGQLSTDNVEEYYDVNIDFNGNEIQVDLNFESESTDGTKLDQVKNYLENIEKFNRLAKSYILEDYHNEEGDTVKFYLEHHLEEVEQEELSTLINFDDVTVEPEKQLLKKLELVRIGLYPDNEEGFAILDYSIGKEITNYLVVINTDQNGQLDYMAMES encoded by the coding sequence ATGGCAGAATACACACTACCCTACTTTGGACAACTTTCAACAGACAACGTAGAAGAATATTATGATGTTAATATTGATTTCAATGGAAATGAAATTCAAGTAGATTTAAATTTTGAAAGTGAGAGTACTGACGGAACAAAGCTGGATCAGGTAAAAAACTATCTTGAAAACATTGAAAAATTTAATAGATTAGCTAAAAGCTACATTCTGGAAGACTATCACAATGAAGAGGGGGACACTGTAAAATTTTATTTGGAGCACCACCTTGAAGAAGTTGAGCAGGAAGAACTTTCAACACTTATCAACTTTGATGATGTAACCGTTGAACCAGAAAAACAACTTTTAAAAAAATTAGAATTAGTTAGAATCGGACTTTATCCTGACAATGAAGAGGGTTTTGCCATTTTAGATTATTCAATCGGAAAAGAGATCACCAATTATCTGGTTGTCATCAATACAGATCAAAACGGGCAATTGGATTATATGGCAATGGAAAGCTAA
- a CDS encoding NUDIX hydrolase yields MQNKTIIDKLAWIELKDKSILSTKSYGKDKYYIPGGKRETGETDEQALVREIWEELNVTIDSKTLHYIGTFEAQAHGHADGIIVKMTCYSGEYSGELKASSEIEEMKWLNYSDKDRVSEVDKIIFDSLHQNNLLD; encoded by the coding sequence ATGCAAAACAAAACAATCATTGATAAACTCGCATGGATAGAATTAAAAGATAAATCCATTCTCTCCACAAAAAGCTACGGAAAAGATAAATATTATATTCCAGGAGGAAAAAGAGAGACGGGAGAAACGGATGAGCAAGCTCTAGTTCGCGAAATATGGGAAGAATTAAATGTCACAATTGATAGTAAAACATTGCATTATATCGGAACTTTTGAAGCCCAAGCCCACGGACATGCAGATGGTATTATCGTAAAAATGACCTGCTATTCCGGAGAATATTCTGGAGAGCTAAAAGCCAGCTCTGAAATTGAAGAAATGAAATGGCTTAATTATTCGGACAAAGACAGGGTATCTGAGGTTGATAAAATAATTTTTGACAGTTTACATCAGAATAATTTATTGGACTAA
- a CDS encoding DUF1801 domain-containing protein, with product MSIQEQIQEYIASQPEPKRADMQKLHHMILELMPECKLWFLDGKNSENKTVSNPNIGYGLYNISYADGTTKEFYQVGMSANTTGISVYIMGIDDKTYLSKTFGEKIGKASVTGYCIKFKALKDINIEVLEAAIRYRTEQKS from the coding sequence ATGAGCATCCAGGAACAAATCCAAGAATACATTGCCAGCCAGCCTGAACCCAAACGTGCAGATATGCAAAAACTGCATCACATGATTCTGGAACTTATGCCGGAATGTAAATTATGGTTTCTGGATGGTAAAAACAGTGAAAATAAAACGGTTTCCAATCCCAATATAGGCTATGGGCTTTACAACATCTCCTATGCTGATGGAACAACCAAAGAGTTTTATCAAGTCGGAATGAGCGCTAATACAACAGGAATCTCGGTCTATATTATGGGTATTGATGATAAAACCTATCTATCCAAAACTTTTGGAGAAAAAATAGGCAAAGCAAGCGTGACCGGATATTGTATTAAGTTCAAAGCATTGAAAGATATCAACATTGAGGTACTTGAAGCTGCCATACGATATAGAACTGAACAAAAGTCATAA
- a CDS encoding DUF6985 domain-containing protein yields MSNAEKTIEEINVFLEKSMLKTSKTTKEEVINYIEEKWREADDEKYNNYTAYIIINRMIQEYIWKKDFNNMMRWLEISDLHKASQNNALYIRNYYAGQCCLECGNEEKALEYFNLCYAENPDYIFSRAPFCYEFFNKHLENPRDLSQSEIREYESIDYPPLNLEYWQSFFDEKDEELSYEILDEDDDYAEEPTPEQQNGLDYLQENQKTILDNILNELLKKYPELQKIYDYSEKDKVDFMPDLKDIQGFASLLSPNCFYITSIIKDNYPYIGISFSCSWDDEHGLGIMTHKDRIIEIGGADTAFSSWAVEEDL; encoded by the coding sequence ATGTCAAACGCAGAAAAAACGATTGAAGAAATCAATGTATTTCTAGAAAAATCAATGTTGAAAACTTCTAAAACAACTAAAGAAGAAGTCATTAATTATATTGAAGAAAAATGGAGAGAAGCCGATGATGAAAAGTATAATAATTATACGGCTTATATTATAATTAACAGAATGATCCAGGAATATATCTGGAAAAAGGATTTCAACAATATGATGAGATGGCTGGAAATTTCAGATCTCCATAAAGCATCTCAGAACAATGCTCTTTATATCCGGAATTATTATGCAGGCCAATGCTGTCTGGAATGTGGCAATGAAGAAAAGGCACTTGAGTATTTTAATTTATGTTATGCAGAAAATCCTGATTATATTTTTTCCCGTGCTCCTTTCTGCTATGAATTTTTTAATAAACATCTTGAAAACCCCAGAGACTTATCTCAAAGTGAAATTCGTGAATATGAATCCATTGACTACCCTCCACTCAACTTAGAATATTGGCAATCTTTTTTCGATGAAAAGGATGAAGAACTGAGCTATGAAATATTGGATGAAGATGATGATTATGCTGAAGAACCTACCCCAGAGCAACAAAATGGCCTTGATTATTTGCAGGAAAACCAGAAAACAATCTTAGACAATATCCTGAATGAACTTTTGAAAAAATATCCGGAACTGCAAAAAATATATGATTATTCCGAAAAAGATAAGGTTGATTTCATGCCTGATTTAAAAGATATTCAAGGCTTTGCATCTCTTTTATCTCCCAATTGTTTTTACATCACATCTATAATTAAGGATAATTACCCCTACATTGGGATTAGTTTTTCCTGTTCTTGGGATGATGAACACGGCTTAGGAATAATGACTCATAAAGACAGGATAATTGAGATTGGAGGTGCAGATACTGCCTTTAGTAGCTGGGCTGTTGAAGAAGATCTATAA
- a CDS encoding phosphodiester glycosidase family protein yields MQIKYHHLLSLLLLLCLCCKEKIQDENRFVIYQVNPKKQNLKFYWKNDKNEILKNIDHLKNEVEAKNEKLVFAMNGGMFEPDQSPKGLYIEDFKILKSIDTLQGSGNFYLQPNGVFYVNQNNQPGISETKKYIQNTGIKYATQSGPMLLMDGKINPIFQKDSKNLNIRNGVGILENGEIIFAMSKKEVNFYSLAELFKEMGCKNALYLDGYVSRAYLPEKNWIQKDGNFGVIIGVTEPK; encoded by the coding sequence ATGCAAATAAAATATCACCATCTCCTCTCCCTCCTACTCCTACTTTGTCTATGTTGTAAGGAAAAAATACAGGATGAAAACAGGTTTGTGATCTATCAGGTCAATCCAAAAAAACAGAATTTAAAATTTTACTGGAAAAATGATAAAAATGAGATTCTGAAAAATATCGATCACTTAAAAAATGAAGTAGAAGCCAAAAATGAAAAGCTTGTATTTGCCATGAACGGCGGAATGTTTGAACCTGATCAATCTCCGAAAGGTCTTTATATCGAAGATTTTAAAATCCTGAAATCCATAGATACTCTGCAGGGTTCGGGTAACTTTTATCTTCAGCCTAATGGGGTATTTTATGTGAACCAAAACAATCAGCCGGGAATTTCTGAAACAAAAAAATACATTCAAAATACAGGAATCAAGTATGCCACTCAATCCGGCCCCATGTTACTAATGGATGGAAAGATAAATCCAATCTTTCAAAAAGATTCTAAAAATCTGAATATCAGAAACGGAGTCGGAATTCTGGAAAATGGGGAAATTATTTTTGCTATGTCTAAAAAAGAAGTCAATTTCTATAGCCTTGCAGAGCTTTTCAAGGAGATGGGCTGCAAAAATGCGCTGTATCTGGATGGATATGTTTCAAGAGCATATCTTCCTGAGAAAAACTGGATACAGAAAGATGGAAATTTCGGAGTCATCATAGGAGTTACAGAACCAAAATAA
- a CDS encoding dihydrofolate reductase family protein produces MKKIILDLATTLDGFIEGPNGEIDWCIMDDDMDFEGFISGIDTIFYGRVSYDAWGNYRPDENAEPEEHDFWKTIHSKKKYVFSSQNREDENTIFIHSDLVEKVLEIKKQGGKDIWLYGGASLIKTFIQNNLIDVYRISVHPVALGKGKPLFEDLKERLNLKLVKTNVFKSGVVQLIYHP; encoded by the coding sequence ATGAAAAAAATAATATTAGACCTTGCCACAACATTAGACGGATTTATTGAAGGCCCCAATGGAGAAATTGATTGGTGCATTATGGATGATGACATGGATTTTGAGGGCTTCATCTCAGGTATTGATACTATTTTCTATGGAAGAGTAAGCTATGACGCATGGGGAAATTATCGTCCCGATGAAAATGCTGAACCGGAAGAACATGACTTCTGGAAAACCATTCATTCAAAAAAGAAATATGTCTTTTCAAGCCAAAACCGGGAAGATGAAAATACGATTTTCATTCATTCTGATCTTGTAGAAAAAGTTTTAGAAATAAAAAAGCAAGGCGGAAAAGATATCTGGCTGTATGGAGGTGCAAGTCTTATCAAAACCTTTATTCAAAACAATTTGATTGATGTTTACAGAATTTCCGTTCATCCGGTAGCCTTAGGGAAGGGGAAGCCTCTTTTTGAAGATCTAAAGGAAAGATTAAATTTAAAGCTCGTTAAGACCAACGTATTCAAATCCGGTGTTGTACAGCTTATTTACCATCCATAA
- a CDS encoding nuclear transport factor 2 family protein gives MKYFFISILLCSINQLVSGQSRQDSLAIKQAALDYIESQHTPNASRMERALHPRMVKRTFWKDKATGKDYLRETNAESMILLAESYNKNKDKFPASPRKEVKFLDISEKTASVKLIADEWIDYMHLTKLNDTWKIVNVLWQYNDTQRQTN, from the coding sequence ATGAAGTATTTTTTCATTTCCATTCTTCTCTGTTCAATAAACCAGCTTGTTTCAGGCCAGTCCCGACAGGATTCATTGGCTATAAAACAGGCAGCGCTGGATTATATTGAATCCCAGCATACCCCAAACGCATCCAGAATGGAACGTGCTTTACACCCCAGAATGGTAAAAAGAACTTTCTGGAAAGATAAAGCCACAGGTAAAGATTATCTCCGCGAAACCAATGCAGAATCCATGATTTTACTCGCAGAAAGCTATAATAAAAACAAGGATAAATTTCCTGCTTCTCCGAGAAAAGAAGTCAAATTTCTTGATATTTCTGAGAAAACAGCTTCAGTTAAATTAATCGCTGATGAATGGATTGATTACATGCATCTTACGAAGCTGAATGATACATGGAAGATTGTCAATGTTCTTTGGCAATACAATGATACCCAACGACAAACCAATTAA
- a CDS encoding 5-carboxymethyl-2-hydroxymuconate Delta-isomerase: protein MPHFIIDCSQDILLKNSPEEIMDAVYKVANFTGLFAINDIKVRLQPFQYYRLGDQKKNFIHVFGYIMEGRSTEQKANLSRQISIRLTELLPDISFLSVNISEFEAATYSNKALVNPENKNQDRHFGL from the coding sequence ATGCCTCATTTTATCATAGATTGTTCACAAGATATTCTCCTGAAAAATAGTCCTGAAGAGATTATGGATGCTGTATACAAAGTTGCCAATTTCACAGGTTTATTTGCCATCAATGACATTAAAGTAAGGCTGCAACCATTCCAATATTACCGTTTGGGTGACCAAAAGAAAAACTTCATACATGTCTTCGGATATATTATGGAAGGACGTAGTACGGAGCAAAAGGCCAATCTATCTAGGCAGATCAGCATCCGGCTCACAGAATTATTGCCGGATATTTCCTTTCTATCTGTGAATATCAGTGAATTTGAAGCTGCAACTTACAGCAATAAAGCACTAGTCAATCCTGAAAATAAAAATCAGGACCGTCATTTTGGGCTTTAA
- a CDS encoding DinB family protein, with the protein MSLKTLINKTVQYNNWVVNKYIDWLSTKSDEQLNQEVISSFPTILKTLHHIWQTQEYWWSHIAENNDFDFAKTTAETGKEEIFRNIKSNSQKLVDYVENLSEEDLIKNVKIESQWFQCDFSKYEYIQHVILHGTYHRGQIVTMGRNVGITDAPMTDYNFWNIYKDQK; encoded by the coding sequence ATGAGCTTAAAAACATTAATCAACAAAACCGTTCAGTACAATAATTGGGTAGTCAATAAATACATCGACTGGCTATCCACAAAATCTGATGAACAACTCAATCAGGAAGTAATTTCAAGCTTTCCGACCATTTTAAAAACCCTGCATCATATTTGGCAGACACAGGAATACTGGTGGAGCCACATTGCTGAAAACAACGACTTCGATTTTGCCAAAACAACTGCTGAAACCGGTAAGGAAGAGATTTTTAGAAATATCAAAAGTAATTCACAAAAGCTGGTGGATTATGTGGAAAACTTATCTGAGGAAGATCTTATCAAAAATGTAAAAATAGAATCTCAATGGTTTCAGTGTGATTTTTCTAAGTATGAATACATCCAGCATGTCATTCTTCATGGCACCTATCATAGAGGACAGATTGTAACGATGGGAAGAAATGTAGGGATAACGGATGCCCCTATGACAGATTATAATTTCTGGAATATTTATAAGGATCAGAAATAA
- the arr gene encoding NAD(+)--rifampin ADP-ribosyltransferase — MNTTSEETTIYYHGTKADLKIGDLIEVGFSSNYGTQRKAKYIYLTATLEAATWGAELAQGEGKERIYMVEPTGSIEDDPNLTDKKFPGNPTKSYRSQHPFKVIGEVKEWQGHSPEQLKVMKDHLEELKKQGIEAIED; from the coding sequence ATGAATACAACTTCTGAAGAAACGACCATCTATTACCACGGTACCAAGGCAGATCTCAAGATTGGCGACCTCATTGAAGTGGGCTTCAGTTCCAACTACGGAACACAGAGAAAAGCAAAATATATTTATCTTACCGCAACGTTGGAAGCAGCAACATGGGGTGCGGAACTAGCACAGGGAGAGGGTAAAGAAAGAATTTACATGGTAGAACCCACAGGTTCAATTGAAGATGATCCTAATTTAACAGATAAAAAATTCCCGGGCAATCCAACAAAATCCTACCGTTCACAACATCCCTTCAAGGTTATCGGGGAAGTTAAAGAATGGCAGGGACATTCTCCGGAACAACTAAAAGTAATGAAAGATCATCTTGAGGAGCTTAAAAAACAAGGTATTGAAGCTATTGAAGACTGA
- the blaCHM gene encoding CHM subclass B1 metallo-beta-lactamase CJO-1, translating to MKHIFIILFSFMLLNCSSQHAEKFRAKEIYKSENLIITQISENSFIHTSFKQTNDFGNVPCNGLIVKNNDETIVFDTPTNDKDSEELIQWITGTLHSKINAVIPTHFHDDSMGGLQAFHNHNIPSYSYSKTIELGKENNFVVPKNSFNNFITLKVGNEEVIAKFFGEGHTRDNTVGYFPSENILFGGCLLKELEASKGYLGDANVSAWSSTVEKVKKEYPNVKIVIPGHGEYGDKKLLDYTIKLFKTP from the coding sequence ATGAAGCATATATTCATCATTTTATTTTCTTTTATGCTCTTGAATTGTAGTTCTCAACATGCTGAGAAGTTCAGGGCAAAGGAAATTTATAAATCCGAGAATCTGATTATTACCCAAATTTCTGAAAACTCATTTATCCACACTTCTTTTAAACAAACCAATGACTTCGGAAATGTTCCCTGCAATGGCCTCATCGTTAAAAACAACGACGAAACAATTGTTTTTGACACTCCAACTAATGACAAAGATTCTGAAGAATTGATACAATGGATTACCGGAACACTTCACTCTAAGATCAACGCTGTTATCCCCACTCATTTTCATGATGACAGTATGGGCGGGCTACAGGCATTTCACAATCATAACATTCCCTCCTATTCATATTCTAAAACCATTGAGCTTGGAAAGGAAAATAATTTTGTGGTTCCCAAAAACAGCTTTAATAATTTCATAACTTTAAAAGTAGGTAATGAAGAAGTGATTGCAAAGTTTTTCGGAGAAGGACACACAAGGGATAATACTGTTGGTTACTTTCCAAGCGAAAATATTTTGTTTGGAGGGTGTTTGTTAAAGGAATTAGAAGCCAGCAAGGGATATTTGGGAGACGCCAATGTTTCAGCGTGGTCCAGTACTGTTGAAAAAGTAAAAAAAGAGTATCCCAATGTAAAAATTGTAATTCCCGGACACGGGGAGTATGGAGATAAAAAATTACTTGATTATACCATTAAGTTATTTAAAACTCCATAA
- a CDS encoding DUF2157 domain-containing protein → MKNIQREDIQILNRHSDLSEKDITEILTNNVYSSKDAWQKFLRFFLISLGIGFTVSGIIFFFAYNWAELPKFAKLGLTEALVIATTGLVLLPKININIRNIILTGASALVGVLFAVFGQIYQTGADAYDFFLAWTIFITLWVLISDFAPLWLLYVALINTTLVLYSQQVAKDWDTIDLNLLLFALNTVILIGSLLISHYKKAVNIPNWFTNILSLAVVSISTFGISVGIMDRNETSLYLLCLLSAGVYALGIWYGFKTKNSFYFAIIPLSIVIIICSLLFRIADNEFVFLLVCLFVIVSITFIIKNLMDLQKKWKNEK, encoded by the coding sequence ATGAAGAACATACAAAGAGAAGACATTCAAATCCTTAACCGGCACAGCGATCTGAGCGAAAAAGATATCACCGAAATTCTTACAAATAACGTTTACAGCAGTAAAGATGCCTGGCAGAAGTTTCTTCGGTTTTTTCTTATCAGTCTTGGAATTGGCTTTACGGTATCCGGAATTATTTTCTTCTTTGCCTATAACTGGGCAGAGTTACCAAAATTTGCAAAGTTAGGATTAACAGAAGCATTAGTAATCGCAACAACTGGACTGGTTTTACTACCCAAAATTAACATCAACATCCGGAATATTATTCTCACCGGAGCCTCAGCCCTCGTGGGAGTTTTATTTGCAGTATTTGGGCAGATTTATCAAACCGGAGCTGATGCCTATGATTTCTTTCTGGCATGGACTATTTTTATAACGCTCTGGGTACTCATATCAGATTTTGCTCCTTTATGGCTTCTTTATGTGGCTTTAATTAATACCACTCTGGTTTTATATTCCCAACAAGTAGCAAAAGACTGGGATACCATAGATCTAAACCTCTTGCTTTTTGCACTCAATACAGTCATTTTGATTGGTTCTCTTCTTATTTCTCACTATAAAAAAGCAGTAAATATTCCCAATTGGTTTACTAACATCCTGTCTCTGGCTGTCGTTAGTATATCCACTTTCGGAATCTCTGTAGGAATTATGGATAGAAATGAAACATCATTATATCTTTTATGCTTACTGAGTGCTGGCGTATATGCCTTGGGGATCTGGTATGGCTTTAAAACCAAAAACAGCTTTTATTTTGCCATTATTCCACTTAGCATTGTTATTATTATTTGTTCATTACTCTTCCGTATAGCAGATAATGAATTTGTATTTCTCCTGGTTTGCCTTTTTGTAATTGTGAGCATTACCTTCATTATTAAAAATCTGATGGACCTTCAAAAAAAATGGAAAAATGAGAAATAA